CTAGCCCCAGCCCCTCAGCTGTGGGGAGAGGCCGCCTCCTCTGATGGGGTCTCGATGCTGCTGCTCTGTTCCTGGTCTGGCACGtcctcctcttcctgctccaAGTTGAAGTTCTGTGAACAAGGTCGCAGGTGAGGCCTGGCCCTGCATTTGCTCAACCGCAGCTCTGATACATTTAGTGGGGCAAACTTAGGCAAGAGCCACTCTACTGGGTTGTAGTCCCTCTCCCTGAAGAGGAGCCGTTTCTTCCATCCCACCCGAAATGTGGACCTGACCTACCTCGAGCTCCTGAAAAATCTCATCCATGAAGTCCTGGGAGTTCTGTTTGTAAGACACAGCTAATCGAATTGCATCATTGAAGAGCTGGGGGTGAGGTAGAGATGGTGGATGAGAGTGCCTTGGACTCTGCCCAGTCCACCCCACTGGCCCCACTGTGAGACTACACAATACTCCATTCCTAAAATCAGCAACCTTACCCCTCCATTTGCCTCTCCCCGTCACCCTGACCTATGTATGGTCAATGGACTTCTGCCTCATCAAGTCCAGGCCCATCAGCTCCTCCCCTCCCTGTCACCCATGCCCATGCACTGTCCTGGTTCTCTCCATCACACCTGCAGTAAGCCCTTCTCTTCACAGCTTCCCTTTACCACCTAGCGCCCTGACCTTGCTAGCTACCTCTGCAGTCAACCATACCTTCACAACATTGGTACCATCAGCAGCCGAGACGAAATACAGGGGCAGGGAGAACTTCTTGGCAAAACTGAAGCTTTTTTGGGTCACGTTTATGTCTGCTGTAGAGAGAAGGTAGGACATTGGTCTGTCTGTCAAGGGAGGGGAAGAAGGTTTGGAGCGGGGGCCACTGGAGGCCTCCATTCCAGAAAGTGGGATAGGCAGGGATGATTGGGAAACATGTCCTAGAAAGAGCTCAGTTAATAGGGATCTGTGCCTTGGAAAGAGGGCAGGTTGGCTTAGCTGGCTTCTTTATAAGGTGGGAAGAATGCAAGCAACCAAGGGTTGTATCTTATCGTGGGAGGGAGAACCAATCACTGAAGGCTGCCTGCCCGGGGAATGGAGGAGGAAATGTATGagggcaggtccccagtgaa
The Gorilla gorilla gorilla isolate KB3781 chromosome X, NHGRI_mGorGor1-v2.1_pri, whole genome shotgun sequence genome window above contains:
- the LOC101142457 gene encoding rab-like protein 2B isoform X6: MARPSLWVFDVQRKVTYRNLSTWYTELREFRPEIPCIVVANKIDDINVTQKSFSFAKKFSLPLYFVSAADGTNVVKLFNDAIRLAVSYKQNSQDFMDEIFQELENFNLEQEEEDVPDQEQSSSIETPSEEAASPHS
- the LOC101142457 gene encoding rab-like protein 2B isoform X5, coding for MARPSLWVFDVQRKVTYRNLSTWYTELREFRPEIPCIVVANKIDADINVTQKSFSFAKKFSLPLYFVSAADGTNVVKLFNDAIRLAVSYKQNSQDFMDEIFQELENFNLEQEEEDVPDQEQSSSIETPSEEAASPHS
- the LOC101142457 gene encoding rab-like protein 2B isoform X4, with product MAEDKTKPSELDQGKYDADDNVKIICLGDSAVGKSKVMERFLMDGFQPQQLSTYALTLYKHTATVDGKTILVDINVTQKSFSFAKKFSLPLYFVSAADGTNVVKLFNDAIRLAVSYKQNSQDFMDEIFQELENFNLEQEEEDVPDQEQSSSIETPSEEAASPHS
- the LOC101142457 gene encoding rab-like protein 2B isoform X3, translated to MAEDKTKPSELDQGKYDADDNVKIICLGDSAVGKSKVMERFLMDGFQPQQLSTYALTLYKHTATVDGKTILVADINVTQKSFSFAKKFSLPLYFVSAADGTNVVKLFNDAIRLAVSYKQNSQDFMDEIFQELENFNLEQEEEDVPDQEQSSSIETPSEEAASPHS